A window of Gloeocapsa sp. PCC 73106 contains these coding sequences:
- a CDS encoding ribose-phosphate pyrophosphokinase: MPHTVSENNRLRLFSGSSNLDLAQEVARYLGMDIGPMLRKRFADGEQYIQIQESIRGCDVYLIQPCSHPVNDHLMELLIMVDACRRASARQITTVLPYYCYARADRKTAGRESITAKLVANLITQAGAHRVLAMDLHSAQIQGYFDIPFDHVYGSPVLLDYLASKNLSDLVVVSPDVGGVARARAFAKKLNDAPLAIIDKRRQTHNVAEVMNLIGDVKGKTAVLVDDMIDTAGTILEGARLLQKEGARQVYACATHAVFSEPAVSRLSTGVIEEVIVTNTIPVPPSKQFKQLTVLSVANLIGEAIWRIHEDSSVSSMFR, translated from the coding sequence ATGCCACATACAGTATCAGAAAATAATCGTCTCCGTCTATTTTCTGGATCTTCCAATTTGGATCTAGCCCAAGAAGTAGCTCGTTATCTAGGTATGGATATCGGACCAATGCTTCGCAAGCGCTTTGCTGACGGAGAACAATATATACAAATTCAGGAGTCAATTAGGGGTTGCGATGTTTATTTAATTCAACCATGTTCTCATCCCGTCAATGATCACTTGATGGAACTCCTGATTATGGTCGACGCTTGTAGAAGAGCCTCAGCACGGCAAATTACTACTGTTCTCCCCTACTATTGTTACGCGAGAGCAGACCGGAAAACTGCCGGGAGAGAGTCAATTACCGCTAAATTAGTAGCTAATTTAATCACTCAAGCGGGAGCTCATCGAGTTTTAGCGATGGATCTCCACTCAGCTCAAATCCAAGGCTATTTTGATATACCCTTTGATCATGTTTACGGATCTCCTGTTTTACTCGATTATCTCGCTAGTAAAAATCTCTCAGATCTTGTAGTGGTGTCTCCCGATGTGGGTGGGGTAGCTAGAGCTAGAGCTTTCGCCAAAAAACTCAACGATGCTCCCCTAGCGATTATTGATAAACGTCGTCAAACCCATAACGTGGCTGAGGTGATGAATCTCATTGGCGATGTCAAAGGTAAAACGGCTGTCTTAGTAGATGATATGATTGACACCGCAGGAACTATCCTTGAAGGGGCTAGATTACTACAAAAAGAAGGCGCTCGTCAAGTATACGCTTGTGCGACTCACGCCGTTTTTTCTGAACCTGCTGTTTCTCGACTATCTACTGGAGTTATCGAGGAAGTAATTGTCACTAATACTATTCCCGTTCCACCATCTAAGCAGTTTAAACAGTTAACCGTTCTTTCTGTAGCTAACTTGATTGGA